In the Kaistella sp. 97-N-M2 genome, one interval contains:
- a CDS encoding DUF3820 family protein, whose amino-acid sequence MKPEILQEICKVEMPFGKHKGTILADLPINYLEWFQRQGMPPGKLGMQLSTIYEIKLNGLMDLLTPLRGKVNAPKPKNKVYKF is encoded by the coding sequence TTGAAGCCGGAAATATTACAGGAAATCTGCAAAGTAGAAATGCCTTTCGGAAAACACAAGGGAACGATTTTAGCAGATCTGCCGATTAATTATCTCGAATGGTTTCAGCGCCAGGGAATGCCGCCGGGAAAACTCGGTATGCAGCTTTCCACCATTTACGAAATTAAACTAAATGGTTTGATGGACCTGCTAACACCACTTCGCGGAAAAGTAAATGCGCCGAAACCGAAAAATAAAGTATATAAATTTTAA